A genomic window from Phoenix dactylifera cultivar Barhee BC4 unplaced genomic scaffold, palm_55x_up_171113_PBpolish2nd_filt_p 000007F, whole genome shotgun sequence includes:
- the LOC103705415 gene encoding uncharacterized protein LOC103705415, giving the protein MGFVIVISLPLIIFAILLGFGCYFFGKTKGRQEARAGVGAQVYGVPQPPPGAIESSSPTHEKKEGPDNV; this is encoded by the coding sequence ATGGGCTTTGTCATAGTCATCTCCCTCCCTCTGATCATCTTTGCCATCTTGCTCGGCTTTGGCTGCTACTTCTTTGGGAAGACGAAGGGGAGGCAGGAAGCGCGCGCCGGCGTGGGCGCACAAGTCTATGGTGTTCCCCAGCCCCCACCAGGCGCCATTGAGTCCTCATCTCCAACCCATGAGAAGAAGGAAGGCCCAGATAATGTCTGA
- the LOC103705416 gene encoding auxin-responsive protein SAUR71-like has translation MKQMIRRLSRVGDSSQYESLRGKEGGRAREEVPEGHVPVYVGEGEEVERFVVRAELLSRPAFVELLRRSAQEYGYEQRGVLRIPCPVAVFRRVLRSLLAASAAEAEAELLRSFDEEFLAPGGS, from the coding sequence ATGAAACAGATGATCCGACGACTGTCGAGGGTGGGGGATTCGTCGCAATACGAATCGCTGCGTGGGAAGGAGGGGGGGCGGGCACGGGAGGAGGTGCCGGAGGGGCACGTGCCGGTGTACGTCGGCGAGGGGGAGGAGGTGGAGCGGTTCGTGGTCCGGGCCGAGCTGTTGAGCCGGCCAGCCTTCGTCGAGCTCCTCCGCCGCTCCGCCCAGGAGTACGGCTACGAGCAGCGCGGCGTCCTTCGGATCCCCTGCCCCGTCGCCGTCTTCCGCCGCGTCCTCCGCTCCCTCctcgccgcctccgccgccgaGGCCGAGGCCGAGCTCCTCCGCTCCTTCGACGAGGAGTTCCTCGCCCCTGGCGGCAGCTAG